DNA sequence from the Vicia villosa cultivar HV-30 ecotype Madison, WI linkage group LG3, Vvil1.0, whole genome shotgun sequence genome:
AAAATTGAGAAACGTACAAGTCTAAGAATTtattaccactatcctacaacgataaTATAATCACAAAACAAAGACTAAATACAAAAATCatgccaaacattctaaaacaacacaAGTTCAcccatgaatcacacctagcaaaacaatcatcggtagatgaaaaacacacaaaataaggtactttcactcacacacaatcttgtaaacaaaagataaaattatgcattcatccaaaaatcatgttgaaaacacaaaggcaagaatcacaaggactttgagggttgtaatgtggcttggttaacaaacaagggataagtcctaaagctaattgaaacaaaaacttgcctaaacctaagggagtaattacttccacaaaatttcaaacaatgaaatttcaatcaaacttcttcatcaacctaaaatttctcaaaccaatcacataaCCTATTAGCACAACATTATTCCACGcttctttttgtttcctttctcaaggattttctttttctattttttttctttctttttctttttcaatttttttttcttcttttctttttcttagcCTCTACCTCATAACAATCAAACAGATAAGTGCACAACCATTCTCTCCCcaaattgaattcaaccacatcataatatgaatactccctactttctaaggcaagataaaaattcatacaacaacacaatGTTGAGGGCTCAAGAAAAAATAattcaacatccatacaaaaaggaaaaccaaacactcatagacaagcattaagttcaaaaataacatggatgtggacaaaaagctcaaaggggttaacaaatgCTCACACACTCTCAAGGTAAATTGAActatttggccaaggtagttgtgctcaaaatgaaataaaattgccttgatcactttcatacatttatacaatcaacacaaacaaaagattaaacataataaaatccaattaaaacaagaattgtggtctccagcatatgtaaacaatggaaagttaCCTCACAAAAAATGGTAGGAACTTAAGTGATTCACAAATTAACAggtatacaaaagaatgaatgaccTAAAATTTGTAAAAAGCCTAAGTTTCGTGGACATGTCAtagtatagaaagcgataaactcATACCTCGACAATGCACAAAACTCTCAATTAATCATTACCGTACAAATGCATGTTGAAACACTCATCTCCAAAATTTCTCCATGCTTCCTCAACTTGAAGCAAACCACAACAAGAtcacaaacaacaaacaaaagtATTACACATATACAAAAGAATAAGTATAAAAGAATAGGAATAAAAGAATTGGGCAAGAATGGCTAGTAGCTCAAGttgtagcaggaattgctatgaatacgtacttaacccctaggtacgtacGTGGTttgattcctgcgggaggcaaaaacaatatttcttaggcagccggtaagcggacctagggggagtattgattaagctggtgacatgctcagttggccgacacggttgatgcgtgtagcggatatcggggtgttacaagtaTCGAGCTAGCGGCGGATAATTGAGGTAATGCGAGATTAGAAGGATGATCAGGAATCTTTAGTATGATCTTGAAGGCGATTATCTATGCTCTCTGGTAACTCTAGCGTACAACTAAATTTGGAACCAAGATCATTCGTTAATCTTACTTTGTAGAGTTTTCACGGGAATCAAAGGTTTGGAACTTGATGAATCAATCGAACACGACGAGTCTTTGCATTCGATTTTGATCTCTCCTATTCAGTTATTTGTGAAGATTGTGAATTGGTGAATTGAATAGTGAACAAGCAATCGTGAAAAATacaggaatcagaagttgattcCCACAGACGGTGCCACTGTTCCGTTTTGGAACTAGAATTGGATGCAGTTGGTGAACTGAAGGTCTTGAATCACTTGTGTTGATCTCCTATACGACGGCACAAAGTGGATCTGCAAGATTAGCACTCTAACGACCAAGTTAGATCAAAGAATGTACATTGATTTCTATGTGAACTACTTTATATCTTAGATCAAGTGAAGTGAATTTAGACTAAAGTGAGCCTTAATTATTTGAGTTTTTAGCCGACTCACATCAATTATCATattttgtcttttattatatGGATTAAACAGTTTTTCAACAtattaaaatgatttaataaataaatattataaaattcgaGTGAGTGTTATAACTCAACTATatgttttaattgaattaaataagTATAAACAGatgatttataattttattattaacggtaacatttatttaaatttatataatgatataaataaattattcacatttataaatttttaaaaaaaaataagacttggttttatatttatttgtatttgtttatattttatattactcCTAATAAAGAAGTAAGTTGAATAATAGaaggaaaatgcttattagtaagaaaaagtgaaaacgagaaaaataagaataaatctcaaccatttttTATCACAACCATCCTatgatccctattaaaaaggacatttaatttataataaattaaaaattatccaTTAAATTAATGATACATATATTTTTGTGTTTCTTTGTTCAAGTTTTTTCTTACTAAAAAAAACATTACTGATAATAGAATATCACGTTGGCATAAAGAAGTTCACAGAAAAAGACGGAACTAAACAGAACATTCGACGAAAggaaaaacctaaattaaaagcCAATAAAATAGGGAGCCGACCCTACATTCATTGATTGAATTCAACGCAACTACTATTAAAACAAGCGGAAGTTTGTACATTGCTGACCTAATCTTACATTTGGTACACACGCTTCTCCAATTTTCACGTTTATTCTATTATTTATGCCCTTTTTTCGCTGTCATGTTCACATATATAAACTTCACAAACCCCAATTCTCCCAATTCACATTTCTCATTCTCCAATTTTGCTCCGTCTCCATTGATTTCTTCTGGAAGCGGGGCATTTTCTTAGCATTATTCATCAATTCCTGCATCTCTTCTCTCAATATGGCCCCCAACAGATGGATCAGACCTGAGGTATACCCACTTTTCGTGCCAGTTGGTATGGCTGTTGGTCTCTGCGCTATGCAACTTGTTAGAAACATAACCACCAATCCTGAAGTCAGGTATACATCTTTCACTTTGTCTATTCAAATTTTGACTTACTATCATGTTTATAACATTGTGCACTTATTGACATGCTGTGCTGCTGTTtgttttggggtttttctgatCTATAATTGAATTCATAAATTTGATTATTGTTTCAGGGTAACCAAACAGAACAGAGCTGCAGGAATTCTTGACAATCAATCCGAGGGTGAGAAATATTCACAACACATTGTCAGGAAGTTTGTCCGTGGCAAGAGCACTGAGATTATGCCATCCGTCAACGGCTTCTTCTCCAACCCAAACTAAGTAAAACAGATGCCAAGCTTTGTATACTAGAAAATTTGATTTCTGGGTGTAATTAATATTATTGGCTTTCTGTTATTTTGAATTGAGAAGTAGGAGAAAGGGATTTGATTTTTCAGATAAGATATATTATGATGGTGTAATTTCTTGTTGGATGACATTCAATTTGTCTAAGAGTAAAAACTTATACTTACATTTACATTTGTTGTTGGTGTTCTTTAATTTTCTTTGATATTGTTGATAGAAAGGATCTTGCATTGCAGACAAAATAATATATCTTATTAGGCCCAACTTGTTAAAAAATTTAGTATACATAATGTCACATAATTTCCTTGGTCAATAAGAGGTGAGGCGTCCAAATTGGTCATGGTTGCTATTATGAACCATTGAAATATCTCTTTGGGATACATTCTACCTTCTCGCAGTCTCTAAAGCCTATAACGTCTCTTGCTTGGATTTGGTTCTCAATTTTGATTGATTAGCAACAACGATTGTTTACCTCTTGGTTCTCTTAGATGGTATCTTTGGTGTTTCAAACCATCTTGTGATTGACGAAATAAAATGACAATCCTTCGAGACAAAGGTTATGAAGAGACACCTCCATCAATTGCGACATTCTTTGTTATTGATATTGTTTTCTTTACTCGTACATTCAATCGCTTTATGTGCGGTGAGTCACTTTGTCATATAAATTTCTGGAGAGAATCCTTGTACCTCTTCAGAGTGTTCAATGAAGTATACCATGAGAACCTGGAATGAGGTCCATCGCTCCTCTCCTAATCTTCCGTCTTCATGACACTTGTTATCTCCTTGTTTTCCATTTTCAAATGTCTTATTCTTCTCAAAGTTTCTGGCTAGTAGCTTCTCTTCATAATTGATATAGGATTGAGCTTAGGAAAGTAGTTCACTCATGCTCTCTAGTGCCTCCAACTCTTCTCTCTGAACATGCAAGAGCTAATGAAATTGTCTTTCGGAGCCTTGAACCAGGTCATTTTGGTTCCTTGGAGTCTTAAAACAAAAATCTTGCACTTATGGCTTGGTGATATTCTAGCACAATATCCACGTGTTCAACATGTTTATCAGGATTTCTTATGCCTTCATAGGTTTCTAGCTTTGGGTGCTTCTCCATATAATTAAGGATGCGACAATCAACAATATGTTTGGTGAACGGGTTACATTAGCGAAGGGAAAATAAACTATTCAATAGAACAATGTTTGTAACTCCTTTGAGGACATTATGAGGTAGATCTCCCTATAAGATCATCTTTTAGAAGATTATAGTTTCTTTCTTCGCCCTAGGAGTCATGGGGCAGAAAGTTGTTATCATGGCAATAAGGGCAATGCCTCCTAGGAAAGTCATGATCTCTTGACAGTTGTAAACCGACATTGACGAAAGCATCCCTCAAGATGACCCCGGAGTGAATGTGTTACAACACCTCCAACTGCATTGTTATCTCACTTGTTATCTTCTATTGGATTTCTTCAATGCAAATAAGCTTGTGTTTTTTTGTTGTAATGAATTGAAAAAATTTCAACGTGAGTTTGTTTGCGAGTGATGTTTTTGACAAATCTTGGAGATGTTGAAAGTAATGTATGTTGACTGCATGATTTCAAACACGGGAGAGGGTGAATTGTGATAAAAAAGATTGACAAATCTTGGAGATGTTGAAAGTAATGTATGTTGACTGCATGATTTCAAACACGTGAGAGGGTGAATTGTGATAAAAAAGGTTTTCAAAACTTTAAATAAAAGtttgatttttcttggtcaatTTTAAGAAATAAGATGAAGTAAAGATTTAAGCAGTGAATAGAAAATAACTGGAAAAATAAAGAgacaaagaaaatgaaagaatataCCATAAGTTATATTGATTTGACTTTAAACTATGCAACCTACTCAAATCCATAGACTTCTCCTTGAGAGTTCAACTAATAACTTGAGATTTCATTATAGGACCAACACACAACCTTCTTGCACCTAAATGTTTCCCAAATCAACTTGCAACCTTTATAATTATCTCACGGTTACAAAAGAATAACACTTTTAATTTACAATTACATTTTAGGGCCgatttaaacaataattaaacaAGCACAATTCTTAAGTATTTTACATTCTCCATATTAAAACAATTCTTAGTGTATAATAATTTTCTAAAAAGAGAGTAAGTAAGAGAGAatagtaatattttatattttttttgtgttttgaagTGAACACAAGTCTTCCTTATATAGTAAAAAATTTAACCACGaaaggaaatatttttggattggaACCGCTTCATAATCGATCACAATGCGGTGTTAATCGATTATGACCTAATAAATTAGGAAATAAATTGCCAAGTCCAGAATCTAATAGATTAAAACTCTTATTTATCGATTATAGGGAGAGTTTGCTCCACAATCAATTAGACAAATCTCTTAATCGATTAGAGAGCAAATTTTTGCTTCCCAAATAATTAAGTATGTTTCTTAATCGATTAGTCTTGGGCAAGAAtcatttttatgaatatttagaaaACATGTGAAGCTTTAGAAAATAATTTATCCGTATGTGTGTGTACACCATTACTTTCGTACTTTGAGAAACACTTACACTTATTACAAAATAATGATCAAAAACATATAAAAGCGACTAAGGCACAAGATCAAAAACAAGCTTGCAAAAGACTTAAATTCCTTTGATAAAACAAACTTGTAATTCAAAATGAAGTTTTATCTATCTCAAAATTAATTCATATTTGCAGAATATGAATAAGTACTTTGGAGGTGGCTGCAGATGATATAGAAGAGGTCGTGGAGGAGGATCTAGCTGAAGGATATCATGAATAAGATGCTCGAGAGCTCCGCAGACTAATATTATGGATCACATACTAATATAATATCTACACCAATGTGGGTGGAATTAATTTTGTCTGAAAATACACTTGTATGGTCTAGGTAGAATAAATTGGTATTATCTGTTAGACTAGGCTTTTCTACTGCACGGGAGCATAAGCACATAATCTCAAGTTTTAACAAGTCTTATGAGAAAAAAGTCTCCATAATCATACATTACTTACaaaaaattattgaataatataaaaaatcatcTTTTTAAATTATACTCCTTTTTAAATGATAAGCTCCTTTTTGCAAAGGGATAAAAGTTATTATCGATTATTGATAGAAAAAAAATTTGTTGATCTTTTTTACCTTGTCAATTGAAAATTTATGATGATTCTCATAAATATATTTCCAAACCTCACTTCTtcactttatttttgtttaacttcacttcatttcaaaataattttgaagttgtttaCTGCTACAATTTTGGGCAAGATCATGCttctttttattcaatttatttgaCTAAATTTAGCTTATTATACGGGTTGTTCAGTGCCACTTTATTGTAttcttaatttattaattaactgGAGTTAATGCCAATGTTCATATATTTTCAAACATAACCATTTTATTGTCTTCCTTGAACTACCACTAGATTGCCTTTATCCAATGCTGACATATTTTTGAACTACAATTGCAAATCTAAAGCATTAACTACATGTGTTGTCAACTCTTATCTAATGCAGCAGAGccacatttcttttatttttttaatatattttattcatcCTACATCTATTTATAGTACTATTTATACACATTGTTCATAAAAAACAGATTTTGCACATCGATCTGTCAACTCCAATCACTGTGACTAAAATACAAGGCTATGGTTTAGCAGATATTTTGTACTTCACAACACCCCTGGTACGGTTTTTGCTTTTACGTGCTTTTATGAATATTATCATGTTATCTGTACTTTATTGTTGTGCAGTTTTTGCTTTATTTCAGCCTGGATGCAATGTGCATCGTAGTCGTTGTTGACAAAGGGTCAACTAATCAATAAATACAACCTGCTACTTTAATCAAAGTTCAAAGTCTATTGTTACTTTTTGCACAAATTGAGGTCAAACTATGGTTGTTTTTCTGCTTGCCACATAAGTTTATACTAATCCTACTTCTGTAGTATATTTTATCTAATACAATAAAAAAGGTACAAATAATGTAATATAATATTGTGATTGAGTCTTTGAATCATGACAGCACATAGCCTGCATTAGCATGACCCAATAGAATTGTAAGAGCAATTTTTCATCTTCATATCTGCCACCCTCTTATAGTGATATTGTATTTAAAAGTGCCTACCTACAACTTTTTTGGGACATGTTTAATAAAAATTGAACGGTTTACTCTCATTAAGTTTTCAATTTTGAATTGTACTTTTAAGAATCATACCTATATTAAATTAGGTGTGATGAATGTATTTTAAAGTGAATGAGAAATTCCTATATTATTGTTTTTCCAATTTCAAGTACTTCCGTCATTCTATATTTGTTAGGAGAAGATTTGAACTCAATTTTACGGGTGCTAAAATGGAAAATAATTGCACCCAACTCTAACATGATTTATTTAGTATTTTATGTGATTTCTCATCATAATAAGTTTAATAAGCTATAATGCCGATGTGTCTTTTAGATGCCTTGACACATTGTCTTCATCTAACCTCATTTTTAATACatgtaaaaatatatttagaaataaatgaatatttagatttttatttttgttttataatgacatttctatcaaataatttaatatatgaaTGAACTTATCCATGGAGTATCTTATATTGAATTTAATATGAAATTTGAGTAG
Encoded proteins:
- the LOC131655813 gene encoding uncharacterized protein LOC131655813 — its product is MAPNRWIRPEVYPLFVPVGMAVGLCAMQLVRNITTNPEVRVTKQNRAAGILDNQSEGEKYSQHIVRKFVRGKSTEIMPSVNGFFSNPN